A genomic window from Silene latifolia isolate original U9 population chromosome Y, ASM4854445v1, whole genome shotgun sequence includes:
- the LOC141629585 gene encoding uncharacterized protein LOC141629585, with protein sequence MPEKLQDPGSFSIPYTVGNVSIKRALCDLGSSVSILPLLITRKVGLHNMIPTSMTLQLADRSVQRLMGVIEDVSVKVGNFYIPADFVVLDIPEDQQTPIILERPFLATRDVNISVKEGKLTFKVGGNVVEFSFTGAMSQPMFESVYSIDMLEELIEEAKDKCSGEHLEEDYEALPPILDEVEGPNPPKVDLKPLPPSL encoded by the coding sequence ATGCCGGAGAAATTgcaagatccgggtagtttttccatCCCGTACACGGTGGGTAATGTGAGCATAAAAAGGGCACTTTGTGATCTTGGTTCTAGTGTTAGCATTTTACCTTTACTCATTACAAGGAAAGTTGGGTTACATAACATGATTCCCACCTCCATGACATTGCAACTTGCCGATAGATCGGTACAAAGACTGATGGGGGTGATTGAGGATGTGTCGGTTAAGGTTGGCAACTTCTACATCCCGGCGGATTTCGTGGTACTTGACATCCCGGAGGATCAACAAACACCAATCATACTAGAAAGACCTTTCCTAGCAACCAGAGATGTTAATATTAGTGTCAAGGAGGGGAAACTCACCTTCAAGGTGGGAGGGAATGTTGTTGAATTCTCTTTTACCGGAGCCATGTCACAACCTATGTTTGAAAGTGTTTACTCCATAGACATGTTGGAAGAACTTATTGAAGAAGCTAAAGACAAGTGCTCGGGGGAGCATTTGGAGGAAGATTATGAAGCTCTACCACCTATCTTGGATGAAGTTGAGGGTCCGAACCCTCCTAAGGTAGATCTCAAACCTTTGCCCCCTTCCCTTTAG